A stretch of the Panicum virgatum strain AP13 chromosome 9N, P.virgatum_v5, whole genome shotgun sequence genome encodes the following:
- the LOC120687586 gene encoding molybdate-anion transporter-like, with protein sequence MAARLAATAAAALFPGAISGVISDKIGPRMVCIFYWVLQLAVGTLKSFSALRCAWINNFILALASLAFSFCFETWLVVEHEKQDQKQDLLFDTFWLMTFFESVSLIGSQEITNVMVSNDDSGFLLPYAFAATLSVVGILYNRNASSITQHASAIGSYQKSFFAHVLRDKRVLILVLAQASIHFAVSAFWFLWAPTIVADGRYAQLSVIYPCFLASRMLGSAGFPWFYGATAPFQNEDSLTIAYIGAGLALSIEAYDYQEIGTLVILFCIFHACVGFILPSLARLRTMYLPNELRGGMMSFSLSLANAAIFVFLLQDTHPRSIANSTILGLASCGLLGAGGCIHMLRRWRKHTRQNARSL encoded by the exons ATGGCCGCGCGCCTTGCCGCTACCGCTGCAGCTGCGCTATTCCCCGGTGCCATTTCTGGCGTCATCTCCGACAAAAT AGGACCACGGATGGTTTGCATATTTTACTGGGTACTTCAGCTTGCAGTTGGTACCTTAAAGAGTTTCAGTGCGCTTCGTTGTGCATGGATCAACAATTTCATTCTGGCTCTTGCCTCTTTGGCGTTCTCTTTCTGTTTTGAGACATGGCTTGTGGTGGAGCATGAGAAG CAAGACCAGAAGCAAGATTTGCTGTTTGATACCTTCTGGCTGATGACATTCTTTGAATCAGTGTCCCTAATTGGAAGTCAAGAAATCACAAATGtaatggttagtaatgatgacaGTGGCTTCTTGCTTCCCTATGCATTTGCAGCCACACTATCAGTAGTTGGGATTCTATATAACAGAAATGCATCAAGTATCACTCAGCATGCATCTGCCATTGGGAGCTACCAAAAATCATTTTTTGCTCATGTCCTCAGAG ACAAAAGAGTACTGATCCTGGTCTTAGCTCAAGCAAGCATCCATTTTGCTGTCTCAGCCTTTTGGTTTCTCTGGGCACCAACCATAGTG GCTGACGGAAGGTATGCTCAACTGTCAGTAATTTACCCCTGTTTCTTGGCATCAAGAATGCTCGGAAGCGCTGGTTTTCCATGGTTTTATGGAGCCACAGCTCCTTTCCAGAATGAGGACAGCCTGACAATAGCTTACATTGGTGCTGGACTTGCATTGTCTATTGAAGCTTATGATTACCAG GAGATTGGAACATTGGTGATACTGTTCTGCATCTTCCATGCATGTGTAGGATTTATTTTACCTTCACTAGCGAGATTGAGAACAAT GTACCTGCCAAATGAGCTGCGTGGGGGCATGATGAGCTTTTCGCTGTCATTAGCAAATGCTGCTATCTTTGTTTTCCTACTACAG GACACCCACCCTCGAAGCATTGCAAATTCAACCATTCTGGGTCTTGCATCCTGCGGCCTGTTAGGAGCTGGGGGTTGCATTCACATGCTGAGGCGGTGGAGGAAGCACACTCGCCAGAATGCCCGGAGCTTGTAG